Proteins co-encoded in one Synergistales bacterium genomic window:
- a CDS encoding DNA-binding protein, with the protein MSNESYRSCRDTLTYALRLNDGESFFPALKGFLEKEQIASAAIISAVGMLRDVTIGWFSGTEYKKHTFREGMEVLQISGTTSIKEDGEPFFHHHCTLADGTHAAYGGHLFEGTVHNTMELLFLVPQGMEFHRRLLVEGEQPRFCPIPKEK; encoded by the coding sequence ATGAGCAACGAATCCTATCGGTCCTGCCGGGATACCCTCACCTATGCGCTGCGTCTCAACGACGGCGAATCCTTCTTCCCTGCGCTGAAGGGCTTTCTCGAAAAGGAACAGATCGCTTCAGCTGCCATTATATCCGCAGTAGGCATGCTCCGCGATGTCACCATCGGCTGGTTCAGCGGCACCGAGTACAAAAAACACACCTTCCGGGAGGGCATGGAGGTGCTCCAGATCTCCGGAACGACAAGCATCAAGGAAGACGGCGAACCCTTCTTCCACCACCACTGCACCCTGGCCGACGGCACCCACGCCGCCTACGGCGGGCACCTCTTCGAGGGGACGGTCCACAACACCATGGAGCTGCTCTTTCTCGTGCCCCAGGGAATGGAGTTCCACCGCAGACTGCTGGTGGAGGGCGAACAGCCGCGCTTCTGCCCCATTCCCAAAGAGAAGTAG
- a CDS encoding translocation/assembly module TamB domain-containing protein — MNKKRLLFWLGIAVLLLAVLAVVGLTSNFGATIVRREARQLAAKQGISLELPTVEGNPIRGFTFLNPSLSTPEGLTFRAKQVDLRLSLLALLRGKGEVGAVTVEKGELVVPPDMAASSGKDKEQKVLADSLSSLPEARMTLRESTIRWRNNRISLEEVELRTEPQHLSAGGQLRLNGVPAGLNATLSVRDGTLVSERSSLSLAPSGQLVVHGVLEPEADATLTLTQLPASLFLEAVRPMLSADLPAAPSGTLSGRLHLSGVSQGALEGELTLDSFVLDSRLSADRLHTTLSGDTDTLEGRFDIRGLAVAGTRLGALSTDWRVTPEELGITDVGTSLLSQPLKGRIRLLFADPLHVTGSLQTEKVAIDQLPLPESQRDLLQGQLDRVRFDVDGPFTAPQARLTLQGKQLALRDTPISSLEATLSLREQALFVNAGCKAFGGSCTFKGSVGSPADPTLDATLWAKGIEVEGLTSLLPPGGDLPRLRGTLSLTAEIAGTPADPKASVTAGVAPLTLGSSTLDKVNATARFQGERLHIETLDIVTKGGGTLHGKGAIDLPEGKPPKLDLTASGTKLPLALAKDYLPQSWSGTAAVDLQLAGSPDALQLAGTATLSDLSGPSGVTAAGIKTRFAGIPPRLQVDLQADSLAAAGVPAGKANAVLQVTEEQLAVDSAAIHLLGGRLTGSGTLTFKDSAFDLKGTAENLDSASLPETLAPLPLQGTLSGSWRLSGTAAAPELGYSLQSKGLTIQGIQAADIEAEGSLTPTSLALNTLRCKIFDGSLSGSLSASPDEKGQWTGDFTGNGSGLQLVKAINEVEQIPSLDLQGPVDAALSGGFRGTDIQTTGEFTSSGLEAYGFHLREVTVPVELTPRSLTVPRAVASLYEGTASADFSYLLREKTWECNVSGRDIDAGAATADFFEDAGSIGGTAGMELSLSGSAQQQLGMNGNGSLTLRDGAIRGFPLAKAAAATVGREEIRFRQIQAPFMMDGMSLTVLPGSRADAPVNDPLFRYITADGTYNYSGRLDFQGEGEVNVQAVKALFGALQGLMEGVGSISVESLQDMLGNVLGTVSKRDYRMITFAIGGTRDKPKLREFQIEEGQTLLPGLSQYLSDAADDQDGKQGFQLKLTIPTGPKTESADVPGTEEQMKEQLLNNLLQQLLQ, encoded by the coding sequence ATGAACAAAAAACGTCTGCTGTTCTGGCTGGGCATCGCCGTCCTGCTGCTGGCGGTGCTCGCCGTAGTGGGACTCACCTCCAACTTCGGAGCGACCATCGTCCGTCGCGAGGCGCGTCAGCTCGCGGCAAAACAGGGGATCTCACTGGAGCTCCCCACCGTAGAGGGCAACCCGATCCGGGGCTTTACCTTCCTCAACCCCTCACTGTCCACACCGGAGGGGCTCACCTTCCGGGCCAAACAGGTGGACCTGCGCCTCTCCCTGTTGGCGCTTCTCCGCGGCAAGGGAGAGGTGGGCGCCGTCACCGTCGAGAAGGGAGAGCTCGTGGTTCCCCCCGATATGGCCGCATCATCCGGAAAGGACAAGGAACAAAAGGTCCTCGCCGACAGCCTCTCCTCGCTGCCCGAAGCCCGGATGACCCTCCGGGAAAGCACCATCCGCTGGAGGAACAACCGGATCTCCCTGGAGGAGGTGGAACTCCGGACGGAGCCGCAGCATCTCTCGGCCGGAGGCCAGCTGCGCCTGAACGGCGTTCCGGCGGGGTTGAACGCCACACTGTCGGTCCGGGACGGCACCCTGGTGAGCGAGCGCAGCTCACTCTCTCTGGCGCCGTCGGGACAGCTCGTCGTCCACGGCGTCCTTGAACCGGAAGCCGATGCCACGCTCACCCTCACCCAGCTTCCCGCTTCGCTGTTCCTCGAAGCGGTGCGGCCGATGCTTTCCGCCGACCTGCCCGCCGCACCCTCCGGAACCCTGTCCGGACGCCTCCATCTCTCCGGTGTCTCCCAGGGAGCCCTGGAGGGGGAACTGACGCTGGACAGCTTCGTTCTGGACAGCCGGCTTTCCGCCGACAGGCTGCACACCACCCTCTCCGGAGACACCGACACCCTGGAGGGACGCTTCGACATCCGGGGGCTTGCCGTGGCCGGTACCAGACTGGGAGCGCTCTCCACAGACTGGCGGGTTACCCCTGAGGAGCTCGGGATCACCGATGTGGGAACAAGCCTTCTGTCGCAGCCGCTGAAAGGAAGGATCCGCCTCCTCTTCGCCGACCCCCTCCACGTGACGGGCAGTCTCCAGACGGAAAAGGTGGCCATCGACCAGCTGCCCCTCCCCGAGTCCCAGCGGGACCTCCTGCAGGGACAGCTCGACAGGGTACGCTTCGACGTGGACGGACCCTTCACGGCACCCCAGGCCAGGCTCACGCTGCAGGGCAAGCAGCTGGCCCTCAGGGACACCCCCATCTCCTCCCTGGAGGCCACCCTCTCCCTCCGGGAGCAGGCGCTCTTTGTGAACGCCGGGTGCAAGGCCTTCGGGGGGAGCTGCACCTTCAAAGGCAGCGTCGGTTCGCCGGCCGACCCCACCCTGGACGCTACCCTCTGGGCCAAGGGGATAGAGGTGGAAGGCCTGACCAGCCTGCTCCCTCCGGGGGGAGATCTGCCTCGGCTGCGGGGAACGCTCTCGCTCACCGCGGAGATCGCCGGCACCCCCGCCGATCCCAAAGCATCGGTCACCGCCGGCGTCGCCCCCCTCACCCTGGGGAGCAGCACCCTGGACAAGGTCAACGCGACGGCCCGCTTCCAGGGAGAGCGCCTCCACATCGAAACGCTTGATATCGTCACCAAGGGCGGGGGCACCCTCCACGGCAAAGGCGCCATCGATCTGCCCGAAGGGAAACCGCCGAAGCTCGATCTCACCGCCTCGGGGACGAAGCTCCCCCTGGCCCTTGCAAAGGACTATCTGCCCCAAAGCTGGTCCGGCACAGCCGCCGTGGACCTCCAGCTCGCCGGTTCGCCGGACGCCCTCCAACTCGCGGGTACGGCCACCCTCAGCGACCTCTCGGGCCCCAGCGGGGTGACCGCCGCAGGGATCAAGACCAGATTTGCAGGCATCCCGCCCCGGCTGCAGGTGGATCTGCAGGCCGACAGCCTGGCTGCAGCGGGTGTTCCCGCCGGGAAGGCCAACGCCGTACTGCAGGTGACGGAAGAACAGCTCGCCGTAGACAGTGCCGCCATCCATCTCCTGGGGGGGAGACTCACCGGAAGCGGCACGCTGACCTTCAAGGACAGCGCCTTCGATCTGAAGGGAACGGCGGAGAACCTGGATAGCGCCTCCCTTCCCGAGACGCTCGCGCCCCTCCCACTGCAGGGAACCCTCTCCGGAAGCTGGCGCCTCTCGGGGACCGCCGCCGCGCCGGAGCTGGGCTACAGCCTCCAGTCCAAAGGGCTCACCATCCAGGGGATCCAGGCCGCCGACATCGAGGCGGAGGGATCCCTCACGCCCACCTCCCTGGCACTCAACACGCTGCGCTGCAAGATCTTCGACGGCTCCCTCTCGGGCTCCCTCTCGGCGTCACCGGACGAAAAGGGGCAGTGGACGGGGGACTTCACCGGCAACGGCAGCGGCCTGCAGCTGGTCAAAGCCATCAACGAGGTAGAGCAGATCCCCTCGCTGGACCTCCAGGGCCCCGTGGACGCCGCTCTCTCCGGCGGCTTCAGGGGCACCGACATCCAGACAACCGGGGAGTTCACCTCCAGCGGCCTGGAGGCCTACGGGTTCCATCTCCGGGAGGTCACCGTTCCGGTGGAGCTCACCCCCCGGAGCCTGACGGTCCCCAGGGCCGTCGCCTCGCTGTACGAGGGCACCGCCTCGGCGGATTTCTCCTACCTGCTGCGCGAGAAGACCTGGGAGTGCAACGTCTCGGGCCGGGACATCGACGCCGGTGCGGCCACAGCGGATTTCTTCGAGGATGCGGGGAGCATCGGCGGAACCGCCGGGATGGAGCTCTCCCTCTCCGGATCCGCCCAGCAGCAGCTGGGGATGAACGGCAACGGATCACTCACCCTCCGTGACGGCGCCATCAGGGGCTTTCCTCTGGCCAAAGCGGCCGCAGCCACGGTGGGACGCGAGGAGATCCGGTTCCGCCAGATCCAGGCCCCCTTCATGATGGACGGGATGTCCCTGACGGTACTCCCCGGGAGCCGTGCCGACGCGCCGGTGAACGATCCCCTCTTCCGCTACATCACCGCCGACGGCACCTACAACTACAGCGGGCGTCTGGACTTCCAGGGGGAAGGGGAGGTGAACGTCCAGGCCGTCAAGGCGCTCTTCGGCGCCCTCCAGGGCCTGATGGAGGGTGTGGGAAGCATCTCCGTGGAGTCGCTGCAGGATATGCTCGGCAACGTCCTGGGAACGGTCTCCAAACGGGACTACCGGATGATCACCTTCGCCATCGGCGGCACCAGGGACAAGCCGAAGCTCAGGGAGTTCCAGATCGAGGAGGGGCAGACGCTGCTTCCCGGGCTGAGCCAGTACCTCTCCGACGCCGCAGATGA
- a CDS encoding thermonuclease family protein: MKRLLQTGTALLLLLVLCGRGAAPAQQFQARVTEVIDGDTVTCRTEDGRELDVRYLLIDTPETHHPRRGREELGGTAAAANRSLVAGRTVTLETDLERYDRYGRLLAYVWKQGDRERTLINAALVARGLAMPFVLPPNDTYVAPIRQAFRRARQKERGLWKKAAGRRYTAEQAWTELTSLKGRFITLGLTVDRIEESGSSSQLIQEGVPLRVKVYHSDRRFLPRLASLRGTTLVMVGKLRAAYRGGLVILRDRIQIMERGEGYPQWFHRYSPGTEELQRP, from the coding sequence ATGAAACGCCTCCTCCAGACAGGCACCGCCCTTCTCCTTCTCCTCGTTCTCTGCGGGAGAGGGGCGGCCCCTGCCCAGCAGTTCCAGGCCCGGGTCACCGAGGTGATCGACGGGGACACCGTCACCTGCCGCACCGAAGACGGCAGGGAGCTGGATGTACGCTACCTGCTCATCGACACGCCGGAGACCCACCATCCCCGGCGGGGCAGGGAGGAGCTGGGCGGTACGGCCGCGGCCGCCAACCGCTCCCTCGTTGCAGGCAGGACGGTCACCCTGGAAACCGACCTGGAGCGCTACGACCGGTACGGCCGTCTGCTGGCCTATGTCTGGAAGCAGGGCGACAGGGAACGGACCCTCATCAACGCAGCCCTGGTCGCCCGAGGGCTGGCCATGCCCTTTGTCCTCCCTCCCAACGACACCTATGTCGCCCCTATCCGGCAGGCCTTTCGGCGTGCGCGGCAGAAAGAGCGCGGCCTGTGGAAAAAGGCGGCGGGCCGCCGCTACACGGCGGAGCAGGCCTGGACCGAGCTCACCTCACTCAAAGGCCGGTTCATCACCCTGGGCCTCACGGTAGACCGGATCGAGGAGAGCGGCTCCTCGTCGCAGCTCATCCAGGAGGGTGTGCCCCTGCGGGTCAAGGTCTACCACAGTGACCGCCGCTTTCTCCCCAGGCTTGCCTCGCTGCGGGGAACCACCCTTGTCATGGTGGGCAAGCTCCGCGCAGCCTACCGCGGGGGGCTCGTGATCCTCCGGGACAGGATCCAGATCATGGAGCGCGGTGAAGGTTATCCACAATGGTTCCACCGGTACAGTCCTGGTACAGAGGAGCTTCAGCGGCCCTAG